The following are encoded in a window of Oncorhynchus masou masou isolate Uvic2021 chromosome 17, UVic_Omas_1.1, whole genome shotgun sequence genomic DNA:
- the LOC135558212 gene encoding G-protein coupled receptor 35-like, with translation MCDTNTIHIHILQGVSYLFVFLVGLLLNMASLRVFFVKRATWTDTHIYMLNLAAADCALILFLPFRIYDAFQSLPITPFCTFLISIHYINMYASIFTVTAISVHRYLAVKFPFQTRAWRSKKVAVAVCGAIWVTVVMICGVFSDANHPQKLFTCYQRCKEIPLPVGFLAVLEVLGYLLPLLNIVFCSTQTIMVLLKEKVQEETTVEKRNIIGIITVNLIVFVVCYTPIHLGFLLKYLAKTNHWETLDWDGFWQVCEWIATTNCFLDSISYYFLLKKFYSKASRSAEVDRGSEMALTTNQAMNTHTYPNNESSDPSLPPCITPPE, from the coding sequence ATGTGTGACACGAACACCATCCACATACACATCCTCCAAGGTGTGAGCTACCTTTTTGTGTTTCTGGTGGGCCTGCTACTCAACATGGCGTCTCTACGTGTCTTCTTCGTCAAACGGGCCACGTGGACGGACACACACATCTACATGCTGAACCTCGCAGCCGCCGACTGTGCCCtaatcctcttcctccctttccgcATCTATGATGCCTTCCAGAGTCTGCCCATAACGCCCTTCTGCACGTTTCTCATCTCAATACATTACATCAACATGTACGCCAGTATCTTCACTGTCACCGCCATCAGCGTCCACCGCTACCTGGCGGTCAAGTTCCCATTCCAGACCAGAGCGTGGCGATCAAAGAAGGTGGCTGtggcagtgtgtggggccatATGGGTCACGGTAGTAATGATATGTGGTGTGTTCAGTGATGCCAACCATCCCCAAAAACTATTTACATGCTATCAGAGATGTAAAGAAATCCCATTGCCTGTTGGGTTCCTTGCGGTTCTAGAAGTGCTGGGGTACCTTCTCCCGCTCTTGAATATAGTGTTCTGTTCCACACAGACCATAATGGTTCTGCTGAAGGAGAAGGTACAGGAAGAAACCACTGTGGAGAAGAGGAACATCATTGGCATTATAACAGTCAACCTGATCGTCTTTGTGGTTTGCTACACCCCCATCCATCTTGGGTTTCTGCTGAAATACCTGGCCAAAACAAACCACTGGGAAACGTTAGACTGGGATGGTTTTTGGCAGGTTTGTGAATGGATCGCTACCACAAACTGCTTCTTGGATTCCATTAGTTATTACTTTCTTTTGAAAAAGTTTTATTCTAAAGCCAGTAGATCAGCAGAAGTTGACAGAGGCTCAGAGATGGCATTAACCACCAATCAAgctatgaacacacacacctaccccaatAATGAGTCATCAGACCCCTCTCTGCCTCCATGTATTACACCACCAGAATAA
- the LOC135558939 gene encoding semaphorin-6B-like gives MVGETVSGMARCPYDPRHANVALFAEGSLFTGTVTDFLAIDAVIYRSLGDSPALRTVKHDSKWFREPFFVSAVEWGPHIYFFFREMAMEFHHLEKVMVSRVARVCKGDQGGSQRVLEKQWTSFLKARLNCSVPGDSHFYFNLLHATSPILNMNGRDVILGLFSTPPNSIPGSAVCVFDMQQLARVFEGRFKEQKSPESIWTPVSDELVPKPRPGGCAVQGSQFSSSKTLPDEVLNFVKTHPLMDETIPLVGHRPWVVKTMGRYQLTAMVVDTEAGPHRNRTVLFLGSTRGTVLKFLIVPSGDNSPTHSSVFLEEVEGFNPEKCGEDSVQARQLLSLSLDRPSHTLLLAFPSCLVRLPTARCHLHSRCMKSCLTSRDPYCGWTRGSTCSFLRPGTRLPFQQDIEYGNFSHLGDCGGVIQQSLLVEPESLVSLNLLVASAISAFTIGAMLSGLAVCWIMAHKPSNRRHASNSSQSSIQRRERGMLTSGGGMGGSVLSVTRQGGGDRPCSQGGETLFVMPNGWVKSGELDPGFLPTPEHTPQQKRRGLRLSDSGSGGWDNSQTYLGGSTMGLASPCPLPCPPHPSTAVYLTTRLFQGGGGGRHGGEERGREGETPRQHYVCLSKPWGEKGRSGTPKSALRKSAGEYVYPMTPQDSPNRRRVVSAPSAHMEFGEPLPLRWPPQEGYILSSQGMVPAPPSSMPTPNGQQYVAQHHTPGPGRAQLRGELGRGELGELVDLSQLLSKKSSNERTHNGQ, from the exons ATGGTAGGAGAGACGGTCAGTGGGATGGCTCGATGCCCTTATGATCCCAGACATGCTAACGTGGCTCTTTTTGCAG aggGCAGTCTCTTCACTGGTACTGTAACAGACTTTCTGGCGATTGATGCTGTGATCTATCGTAGCCTAGGCGACAGCCCTGCTCTCCGCACCGTCAAACACGACTCCAAGTGGTTTAGAG AGCCCTTCTTTGTGAGCGCAGTCGAGTGGGGGCCTCATATTTACTTCTTCTTCAGGGAAATGGCCATGGAGTTCCATCACCTGGAGAAG gtgatGGTGTCTCGTGTGGCGAGGGTGTGTAAGGGGGACCAGGGTGGGTCTCAGAGGGTGTTGGAAAAACAGTGGACATCGTTCCTGAAGGCCAGACTGAACTGCTCTGTCCCAGGAGACTCCCACTTCTACTTCAACCTGCTCCACGCCACCAGCCCCATACTCAACATGAACGGCAGGGACGTCatactgggactgttctctacaccGCCCAACAG TATCCCTGGGTctgcagtctgtgtgtttgacaTGCAGCAGTTGGCTAGGGTGTTTGAGGGAAGATTCAAGGAGCAGAAATCTCCAGAATCCATCTGGACACCTGTATCTGATGAGCTCGTGCCCAAACCCAG gCCGGGTGGCTGTGCGGTGCAGGGATCTCAGTTCAGCTCGTCTAAAACTCTGCCAGATGAGGTGTTGAACTTTGTGAAGACTCATCCCCTGATGGATGAGACCATACCCCTGGTGGGGCACAGACCATGGGTTGTCAAGACTATGGGCAG gTACCAGTTGACAGCCATGGTGGTGGACACAGAAGCTGGTCCCCATAGAAACCGTACAGTATTGTTTCTGGGCTCCACGCGAGGGACCGTCCTCAAATTCCTCATTGTCCCGAGTGGAGACAACTCTCCCACACACAGCAGTGTGTttctggaggaggtggagggctTCAACCCTGAGAA gtgtGGAGAGGACTCTGTCCAGGCCAGACAGTTGTTGTCTCTGTCCTTGGATCGTCCCAGTCACACTCTACTGCTGGCCTTCCCTTCCTGTCTGGTCAGACTACCCACAGCACGCTGCCACTTACACTCACGCTGCATgaa GAGCTGTCTGACTTCCAGAGATCCCTACTGTGGCTGGACCAGAGGCAGCACCTGCTCCTTCCTCAGACCAGGCACACG GCTGCCTTTTCAGCAAGACATTGAGTATGGCAACTTCTCCCATCTTGGAGACTGTGGTG gTGTCATACAGCAGAGTCTGCTGGTCGAGCCGGAGAGTCTCGTCTCCCTCAACCTGCTGGTGGCGTCTGCAATCTCGGCCTTCACCATCGGGGCGATGCTATCAGGCCTGGCCGTCTGCTGGATCATGGCCCATAAGCCCAGCAACCGACGCCACGCTAGCAACTCCAGCCAGTCCAGCATCCAGCGCCGGGAGAGGGGGATGTTGACGtcaggaggagggatgggaggatctGTCCTTAGTGTGACCCGtcagggaggaggggatagaccTTGTTCTCAGGGCGGGGAGACTCTGTTTGTGATGCCCAACGGTTGGGTGAAGTCAGGGGAGCTGGACCCAGGGTTCTTGCCCACGCCAGAGCACACGCCCCAGCAGAAGAGACGCGGGCTCAGGCTTTCCGATTCTGGATCAGGGGGGTGGGACAACAGCCAGACCTACCTGGGAGGGAGCACCATGGGGCTGGCATCCCCCTGCCCTCTCCCTTGCCCCCCACACCCGTCCACTGCTGTCTACCTGaccaccagactcttccagggtggaggaggtgggagaCATGGGGGTGAGGAgcgaggaagagaaggggagacgCCTCGCCAGCACTACGTGTGCCTCAGCAAGCCctggggggagaaggggaggagtggGACCCCAAAGTCGGCACTTCGCAAGTCGGCAGGGGAGTACGTGTACCCCATGACCCCCCAGGACTCCCCGAATAGGAGGAGGGTGGTGTCAGCCCCCAGCGCCCACATGGAGTTTGGGGAGCCCCTGCCTCTCCGCTGGCCTCCCCAGGAAGGCTACATCCTCAGCAGCCAGGGCATGGTCCCCGCACCTCCATCCTCCATGCCGACCCCCAACGGCCAGCAGTATGTGGCCCAGCACCACACCCCCGGGCCGGGCAGGGCCCAGCTGAGAGGggaactggggagaggagagctggGGGAGCTGGTGGATCTCAGCCAGCTGCTGAGTAAGAAGAGTTCCAATGAGAGGACTCACAACGGCCAGTGA